The genomic window aaaattaaaagaaagaaaaaaaaagaaaagagaaatcattcgGGCTCTCATCCACCGGCCAGCACAGGTCCCAGCTCCGGCCTCTCCTGGTGGCTTTTGGGCCCCACTAGCTCAGAGTCAGGGAAGCAGcaattgtctctttctttttcttttttttttttttttaaatacaatatatgtagacatttatacagttctctggttgaacaagaaaaatcggatttagaaagaaagtaaaaaacaccTGAGAGGGAAAGCGAAAACGCAGGCCAGCAGCAACAGAAAGGGTGCAGATAACAGCAGGTGTTTCTAGCTAGAGGCCAGTTTGGCCACCAACGCTGAGAGTTTTCCTCTCCTGGACTGATCTGTTTGACTCGGTGGAAGAGCcattctttgcttcttttctcaCCTAGGCCTAATCATTGAATGGGCTTTGCCTCAGTCAgactgagacctggaaaagaccATCCGTTTAAAAAGCTGTCTCAATGTGGGAGTGAGCAAGAGGCAACATGGTGTATACAAACAAGCAATTAAGAAAGGGAAGTGATAGAAAGgatttcatcagagaaatgtgggatcaggaagaaaaaattggatccGTCTATTGGCTTAGAGATGTCAAGGAGGCAATCTGGGAGAAAATCAAGGTGTGCTGGAGTCAGCTCTGTCTGCTCAGATTGTTCAACcaattgttttctcttccttccttccttccttccttccttccttccttccttccttccttccttccttccttccttccttctttccttccttccttccttccttccttccttccttccttccttccttccttccttccttccttccttccttccttccttccttccttcctttctttctttctttctttctttcttcgttccttcttttctttctttctttctctctctctttctttctttctttcttcctttcttccttcctttctgtcttttttctttattcatttctttcttccttccttccctccttccctccctccctccttccttcctttcttccttccttccttccttccttccttccttccttccttccttccttccttccttccttccttccttccttccttcctttcttccttccttccttccttcctttctttctttcttcgttccttcttttctttctttctttctctctctctttctttctttctttcttccttcctttcttcctttcttccttcctttctgtcttttttctttattcatttctttcttccttccttccctccttccctccctccctccttccttccttccttccttccttccttccttccttccttccttccttccttcctttctttcttccttccttcctttttttcttcctttctttcttttttctttcttcctttcttcctttctttcttttttctttctttctttctttctttctttctttctttctttctttctttctttctttctttctttctttctttctttctttctttctttctttctttctttctcttttctctttctctctttctttctctctttctttctttctctctttctttctttttctctttctttctttttctttctctctctctttctttctttctttctttgtttctttgtttctttctctctttctttctctctctctctctttctttctctctctctttctttctttctctctttctttcttcctttctttcttttttctttctttctttctttctttctttctttctttctttctcttttctctttctctctttctttctctctttctttctttctctctttctttctttttctctttctttctttttctttctctctttctttctttctttctttctttctttgtttctttctttctttctctctttctttctctctctctctctttctttctttctctctctctttctttctttctctctttctttcttttctttctttctgatgaggcaattaggattaagtgacttgtccagggtcacacagctagtgtctaaggccacatttgaacgcaggtcctcctgacttcagacctagcAGCCCCCAATCAATTGTTTTTAAGGTGAACATCTATTCctggaaatcagcaaatactacaaatcagagtttgatttGTTATGTTCATTGCGTAGACTTAAAtgatagaaaaatgttaatagtgCAAATTAAACTTGTGtccagtgtgtgtgtggggggaagctaaggtctctcactgcatccaaggccatctcaagaaagaaagacaaacaacagTTATAAAAGGGACTGACCCTTAGTAAGTGCTTCCTAAACGTTCATTGACTCACAAATTGCCTTCAGTCCACCCTCCATCCAAACTCCAATCTCTGCCAAAGTGTTAGTGTTAGGGAAGGAAGGGTCATGATAGAGAAGTGATTGAAAGCGGTGGAGAGCTTTGTAGGACATGCAAAGGGAGAGGCAATCGTATTGAATGTTATTTTCTGGGAATTtcgagaggaaagggagaaggtaTAACATAAGGGAAGGGGCAAAGTTGTTGGATTTTTGTTTGCTGTTTAAGAATGGAGGAAATCTTTGTCTGAAATGGGGAAGGAGCGGATAAAGAGCTCTTGCATGGACCTCTTTGGACCCATCCTCCTAGACCCCaacatttctttcattcttgCCTTAGTTAAGCATTCCTTTCAAATCCTTTCCCAGCATCCCCATATCTTGGCAGGGTTCTACATGCGGTTAAGTTGCTCCTATCTGCCCCAGCTAGGGCACTCAGTAAATGCTATGACTGCAGTGAGTGATCTGCTCCCACCCTGATCCCACGGTCCACTCAGGGAGCCACGACCAACAATTCTGCATGATCCCACCAACTCCAAAAGCCCCGAGTAGTGGTCTAGAGTGTCTAGAGTGGAGAGGATCTGTTAGATTTGAGAAAGCGGGAGGAAAGTCTTCTGTCATTTGGAGAGAAACCCCTTCTTTTCCGGTGAGACAGAGTTCCCAGGAAATTCAGATTGGGCAGTCTGACAATGCTTCATTCAGACAGATGAGGAGGACGGGCAAATGGGGAGGCAgaatctcctttttcctttccaaaacACAGGAGGGGCTCTTCCAGGGCAGCCATCCATGTCCAGAGTAACAAATGTCTTAGATCTTGCATCTGAATGAAGAGGCCCTCATTAAGCCCCAGCTAATATTCTCCTCTAGCCTGCAATATAGCAAtgtctcctaattggtctccttgaaTTCAGGCTCTCCCTTCTCAAATCTCTCTTCCATAGAAGACGTAGCTGGGTAGCAcgatggaaagagcactggtcctggaattgggaagacctgaattcaagtgtagccttagacatttactggctAGTTAAGTCGCCTAACTTCTGTTTGCTTCCAGAGGGAAAGTAAGGAGGATGATTAGCCTGGTTTTCCACAACAGCTAAAAACCAGATTTGTACTGGACTTTCCaagacaaagagacaaatttgTATTTTGTCTGGCTTTCGTGCTTTATTCTCCAAGAAAATCAACATGAATCACTATATTGGAGTGAAGATACAGTGCATCAGAGAAATCTGTATTTTGTCTGgcttttgtcctttattctccaaGAAAATCAACACGACATCGCTATATTGGAGTGAAGATACAGTGcatcagagaaatttgtattttgtctggcttttgtcctttattctccaaGAAAACCAATATGACATCCCTTTGTCGGGGTGTGGCTGACTGTGGCTGACAACTAATATGAATTCAGAAGGTTCTACCACTGGTCAGGCATAAATAGTCTAAGTGAATAATTGTCCATATCTCATCTTAAAGACTAAGGGGAAGCCACGGAAGCTACCTGGTCAGGAGAATAATGGGATGTGTCCTCCCTGTCAAGAACATCACGAGCATCTGGGAGGAAGAGTTTGGAGAAGGCGGAAACTGAATGACCCCTGGGAGACCATCACAGTAGTCCAAGCGATAAGCTGAAGGCGATATGAATTAGGAAGCTGTCATGTGAAAGAAGATGTTGAAGACATGGAGGCTACAAGTCTTGGGAGCTGATTGGAGCTGCAAGGAAGGCTGAGGGGGCAGTTTGAGATGACTGAGGTTGGAAATCTGGGTCACTGGAAGGATGCTAATGTCCTCATCAGAAGCAGAGAACTTAGGAAGGGCAAGATCAATTCTGAGTCTGCTAACCACGTGTGCCCCCTAAGGCTTTGTCACAGGCCATTTTCTTGTCTCCTATATTATTTACCATGGTGAGCTCCTCAGCTTTCATGGATTTGACTAGCAACTCTGCAAATAATTCTTAGGATGGATTTTTTAGCCGTAACCTTGCTCCTGACAGCTGGTCTGGCATCTCAAACTGCTTACtagacatctcaaactagatTTCTCATAGACATTTTAAACCCAACAGTTTAAACTCCTTCTATTTTTGCCCAAACCCTTTTTCTCCTCAATTTCACAATTACCGTTCAGAATCTCCCCATCAGCCTTGCAACCTCCTTCATACTCGAAATCCAAAAAGTTGCCAACTCATGTCATTTCTATCTCTGCAATCTCTCTCCTAAACCACCCCCGGGTTCCCCTGCTCCTGCCTCCACTGCCATCTTGGTACAACCCCTCATCTCTTCATTCATTCTATCCCACCAGGATGTCCTCCATTCAAATCAATCTTTCTAAAGCTCTGATTTGGCCATTTCGCCCACCTCCTCAGCCaacttcaggatcaaatattaaaCTAAATCCTCTCCCCTGGCCTTTGTAACCCAGCCCTCTCATGCCTTTCTACTCTTTTTGTGCAGAGAGAGAGGTGGGAGGGCAGATGATTCTAGGTATCAAAGGAAATAGTAGATGGAGTATCCTGTGAGAAGAGAACAAGAAAGCCATATTGTCGAAGATTTTGAGGGGAATAATGAGCACGAAGGAAGGAAGGTTGTGAAGAATGTCAGATGCCAGGCAGAGGACTTCATGCTTGATTCTAAAGGTGGGTAAAAGAGATCTACTGACGTTGAATAGTGGGGTGACATGGTAGGATTTGTGTTCTGCTACGGTTTGTCATTCgtttgttttcagtcatattgGATTCTTCGTGATCcctattgaggttttcttggcaaagatactgaagaggtttgccattttcttctctaactcattgcacagatgaggaaactgaggcagacagggtaaagtgacttacccagggtcacacagccagtaaatgtctgaggctggatttgaactcaagaaggggaatctttctgactccagcttGGGCACTTTACCCACTAGCTTTAgagctttagaaaaattattctaGAGGGATCAGAACATGGAGGATTTTGAAGCAGGAAGATGAATTAAAGTCAATTGCAGTGGGTAGGCATGAGATGATTGAAGACTACTAGGGTGGTGGCCATGTGAGGGAGGGAAGGGCAAAAAAGTGGGGGGGACAAACAACAAGATTTAGAAACGGATGACTGAAGAATGAGTGAGAGCAATGAGTTCAACTCTCTGTATGAATTAGGTCGGCAACAAGGATGACTGGGCACATGTGGGTGCCCTGAACTATAATATAGAAAGATCTGGAGTTATTGGAAGAAAGGTGAGTTTTTTGTCCATGTTTCACCGAGATGAAATATCCAACAGGCAACTGATGATGTAGAAatgaagagggggagagagactaGGGCTGAATATACCCATCAGAGAATCATCCCTATAGACATTACAATGGAATCCCCCAAGAGCTTGGGAGAAAAGTGACAGCACATTTGGGCAGGGCATGGATGTCAAAGAAAAAGGGAGTAGATGGACAgggaggagaaacagaaaagaacagtgtccgccccccccccccaaaaatggGTATGATACCTAGCAACAAGAAGttgatcaatagtgtcaaatgctGCAGAGCTCCATTAGTGTAAGAGTCcaggcttttaaaatatttttggagaaagaagtTTCACTTATGTGATGAGATGCAAAGCGAGACTACAGgtttggggaagagaggaaggttttgggaagagaaacagaggcaCTGAGTTAATTCCTTGTCAGGGAGTGTTGATTAGGAGAGGAGACATATAAGGGAATAGTTCCTGGGATGACAGCTAAGAGATTCTGGGTGGTCCCTCCATAGGGAGAGATTAAAGAACATAGACAGTGAACATGATATTGTTGCAGAGCACTGAGCGAGAAAAAGGAATGTTAAGGATGCTTCTAGAGGGACTGGCCTTGGAAACAAGGCAGGTTAGAGAGAGGGCTGCAGGAGGACTTAGCCGGAGAAAACCCAGAAGGGTCTGaagtgagaaaaggaaaagaggaagatctTGTGAATAACCTCAGTTTTTCAGAGAAGAATTAGGTGAGGTTCTCAAGGGAGAGAATGAGGTGTGAGGAGAGAAGATGGAGTATTGGTGGGACCTGGGGGGAATTGGATAGAGGAATGATTAGGAAAATTGGAGGAGCAGAAACATGTGTCAGTGTTCCCAGCCAGGTtggatgtttctttctttctttctttctttttaatagtattttattttttcaaatacatgcaaagatagttttcaatagtcCCTTTtgcaaacccttgtgttccagatttcccctcctctttttcctcttccccaagacaaGAAGCAGTCCAACAAAGGTTAAACATGGGCActtatttctacatttgtcaggcaatgcaagaaaatcagtttgaaagagaaaaaaccatgagaaaaacaaacaaagaaggagaaaatactacattttgatccacattcaggccctgttcagttctctctctggctgagGAGGGCACTTTTCAACATAAATCTAGAGGGATTGTCAGAGATTGCCTcttgttgaaaagggccaagcAGGTTGGAACATTAAGAAACTGAACCATCCTTGGGACTTGATTGGCTGAAGGCCATCAGGATTGGGCCATTCCTGGGCCTGGAGACCAGAGCACATGACCAAAGTGGCCGGCACAGGGGCTGGGAGATGAGCCCACAAAGCCAATGGCCTTGTTGAAGTCCTCTGCCTGGGCAGAGCCTCTCCCTTGGTCAGCACTGCATGAAGTGGAGGCCGGGAGACTTGTGGAGTGGAGACCGTCCTGGTTTGGGCTCAGTGAGCAGTAGTAGCCCGTCCTTTGTAGTCTCTGAATGAAGGTAGTGGGCGCAGGACTCTGCATCCAAGCCTCATGCTGTGGGTGCTGAAGAGCTTCTCTGGGGAGTCCTGGGTAACCTGAGATCCATGGGCTCCCCTCCAGGAAGAGACCTCGATAAAAGGAGCCCCCAGAGTGGTCCTCGTGCACGCGGTTCTGCCGCCTTCGGCCCGGGGAGTGTCCCGACAGGCCGGCCCAGAGCTCGGTGCGCCAGGGTGCAATCCCCCTCTGCTTCTTACTGGTCACGAGATGTCGGGGAAGCTCTGGGCTTCGGTCCCACTTGTCAGAGAAGTCCCTGGCCTGCGCGGCCTCTGGGGTTCTGTgctcctgcctccctccccctctttctccccacctcgTCTTCCCCTCGCCCACTCTTCCCATTGCAGTTCCTCCCTTTCTGCCTCTTCTTTTAtgctccctccttccatccctcggCTCCCTGCACCACTTTTCTTCTTCGTGCTCACTTTTCTCTATATTTCCCTCctgttttcttcccctttctgtgTTCTGTGACCTCTCCCTGTCCTCACggctccttccctcccctctcacttccatgtctctgtctctctttctctccctggccccctcttcttcctttacaAGTTCCATCTTCAGAGTCCCAGTGAGCGTCAGGCGGAAGGTCCCTCAGACATCTCCCGCTGAGCTATGAAGGGTAAGTCTTGAACCCCAGACCAAGGCTTGGGTCCCCAGGCTCTGCTCGGTCTCTGCCCCCCCCCATTTGCATGCTGAGCCCTCCAGGAGCTCTCTGGCCCCAGTCACAGCCGGAGAGGTCCAGACGGCGCCCTTCCCTTGGCCAGCACCTCCCTGCTGACCTGATGCACCAGCTCGTTCCTCAGGCAGTAGATGAAAGGGTTCAGCAGGGGGGCCACAACGGTGTTGAAGAAGGCCACCCCCTTGTTGAGGTCCAGCCGTCCGGTCTGAGTGGGCCGGAGGTACATGATGATGCAGCTGCCGTAGCTGATGGAGACCACCAGGATGTGGGAGGAGCAGGTGGAGAAGGCCTTGCGCCGGCCGCTGGCCGAGGGCAGCCGGAGCAGGGCCCGGATGATGCAGAGGTAGGACGCGGCTGTCACAGCCACGCCGCCGGCCAGGGAGCCCACGGCTATCAGGAAGGCGAGCAGCTGCAGGAGCCGGGGCTCGGTGCACGCCAGCCCCAGCAGCGGGGTGCTGTCACAGAAGAAGTGGTTGAGCACCTTCGGCCCACAGAGGGGCAGGAGCGTTACCCAGATGCAAGGCCCCGTGAGGAAGAGGAAGCCCCCGGCCCAGCAGCCCAGCACCAGGCCCAGGCAGACCCGGTCGGTCATGAGGGCCGGGTACCTCAGGGGACGGCAGATGGCCAGGTAGCGATCCACAGACATTACGGCCAGCAGGAAGGACTCCACTGTGCCCAGGATGAAGTAAAGGCTCATCTGCAGGAAGCACCTGGCCGGGGAGATGGCCTTGTGGCCCGTGAGGAGCTGGCTGAGGACCTGGGGCGTGATGTCCGAGGTGAACCCCATCTCCAGCAGGGAGAAATTCCTCAGGAGGTAGTACATGGGGGTTTGCAGGCGGCGGTCCGCCAAGGAGAGGGCCACAATGAGCAAGTTGCCCAGCAGGGTCAGCAGATAAGTGGGCAGGAGGACCGCGAACAGCAGGAGCTGCAGGCCCCGCAGGTCTGTGATACCGAGCAGGATGAACTCGGTGCTCTCCGAGTGATTGCCCGGCTCCCCGTGCCCTCCTGGAGGCATCTGGAAGTGGGGACAGAAAGGGGGTCAGAGGCTCCCAAAGCAGTCTTTCgtctagaagggactttaaaggatctatttgtacaaaaatatttatatcagctccttgatggacgtggctgttttcaacagtgaggtaagTCAGGCCAGTTCCAGGGCtcttgtgatggggagagccatctgcatccagaaagaaaacgaTGGGGAcataatgtggatcacaacattgtattttcacctttttttttttttttttttttttttttttttttgctgttttcttggtttttttctgtttcatttttttcccttttcgatctgatttttcttgtgtagcatgataaatgtggaatgtatagaagaactgcacatgtttaacatatatgggatatCTTACTgtcaaggggagggagagggagaaaaatttggaacaagggtTTACAAGGATGAGTGTTGgaagctatctttgcatatattttgaaaataaaaagctattattaaaaaagaaaaaaaaaagaaaaacctgctTACAGAGGAATAACTGGTGGAATCTGAATGGAGATCACaacattctatttttcctttactcttttgTAGGTTTTCCTTTTGGACTCTGTCTTCTGTCACcattgactaatatgaaaatatttcatcATTGCACCTATTTAACCTGGATCAAATTGCTTAGTGTTTCAGGGAGGGGGAaagtgggacttgaaggaaggaaagagaaaatttggaactctgtAATGTTTCTGAGCGTTAAAAGTTGTCTTTAATGTAATTGGAGGAGAGAAGATTgtctaaatttaaaaacaaactccGTTAGGCAGGgattaaattttattctatttatattatattatatttgtatccttATTACTTATAGTAAGTGCTCAAAAATAGTAATAAGCTTACTACAAgttaaataacataaaaattaatgttaaaattgtctttacatgaaattggagaaaatacttttttgaCAACAGAACGGACTTTAGAGACTGATCCCAAATCAATTgattatttaaaaagcatttattaagaaataaataaatgttaggcTCTTTGCTAAGCAGTagagatatgaagaaaggcaTATGGGGTTCTAGATTCAGAGATCTTACATTATCgtggaggagacaatatgtaaataatgaGTTAAATAAAAGACATACATTGAGTATGTGAGGTAATAGGAAAGAGAACAGCACAAACGACTGTGAAGAGACTCCTCTATAGAAGACTGGACTAGAGCTGaggcttaaaggaagccagggaagacaggcggtgggaaggaaggagatcCCTGCAGCATCCAGGCATGGGAGGCAGCTAGAACAAATGTATGGAGGAGGAGACAGTGTCCCAAGTGAGGAACACAGGAGGCTATTTGCTGTGCCTGAGTCTTCTAGTGAATGTAGATTGGGTCAAAAgtaagaagtctggaaagaaaGGGACAGCTAGTGAAGAACTTGAAATGGCAGAACATGGCGCCCTTTAGGTCACTGCCAGTCAGCCAGATGAATTATGTAGATGATGGAGACATAAAGTTCCCTTTACCCCCTTGgaacctccatttccttctctaaaattgGGCTAAACATTTTGCCCTTCCACCTCACAGAGTCACTGTGACAAGCTAGAAAATGGGGGGAGACACAGGGTTGTTCTTATAATTTGAGGGTGGCTCTGACACCGTTCCATGGAATAAAGTCACAGGAAAAGCCCACTGGTTCCACTTTGAGGGGGCACATTTGTCCAACTCATTAGCGAGCAACAGCACCAGCTCCAtgaggtcatggtcctcttccaaaaTGAAGGACGAACAACAAGACAGAGGATAAATaggatagaaagacagacagatagataaatgatagacgGATGGATGGATAATCTGATAGATTGATGggtaattagatagatagatggatggataatcagatagatagagagatacaaAGGTGAGAGACagacagccctccctcactgaaatccaagtCATTTGCATGTCACACAGCATCACCTCTtggtcatggtcctctttgagaatgaaggacaaacaacatggCACATGCATCACAACGGCCCTGGGAAGGGGATGTGTATGGGCCAGGGTTAGAAAAGGGAATTATCATGAACTCCTAGATATAGGGCAGCTTGCCTACAATTGCCAGCTGGGCAGCGTTTGGGGTGAGCTGCCTTCCTTAGGAGCCCGGGTCTGCTTCCCCAGGAGATGGGGCCAGTGTCTTCTCCAGGCCAACCATTGTGCCCCAAAGCCCCTAAGTCTTCAGGACCAGCAACTTGTCTCATTTCTCCTTATCCAGAAGCCATCTCCCCCTGTCCTGAATCCACACGTCCTGGGCACTGACAGCACCTGCCGGCTGGAGCTAACAGGGGCTTGGATGTTACCTGGACCAGCTTTGGCTGAGCAAGgtcatttctattttgccctcatAGGTAGAGAGTCTTGACTGACCACTGAGTCAGTCTGCCCCCCTGAGGCCTCCTCTTCTGCCCCAGCTTTTCCCCTGGAGCCAGGCAGAAAGTGTGCTAATTAATACCATATGGCAAATTGTAGGAGGCATCCATAAGGCAATGgcatgattcccattttacaggggagaaaactgaggcttacagcATTAAGAGATTCACTCAGGACCACCCAGCAAACAAATGTCCAAGGCAGGACTTCCCCCAACTCCAAAAGACTCTCCAGCAATCCACTATATGGGAATTAAAGTTCTCCCTGggatccatttccttttctgggacTCTTGGAGGATCCCTATTAAGATTCCTTTCAACTTGGATATTGGGtgatttaaattctttattttccagatgacGTCCCTGAGACACAGAGACAACAATGGACTGCCCCAATAGCAAGTTCACAGCAACTGGACTAATCAATTAATCCATCATTCCAGGgccgctaggtggtgcagtggatagagcaccagccctgaattcaggaggacccgagttcaaatctggtctcagacacttaacactccctagctgtgtgaccctgggcaagtcacttaaccccagcctcaggaaaaacaaacaaacaaacaaattaatccATCATTACCTAGGCAGCCATGGCTTCCTCAATTACACAGGGTTTGAGGAGATGTACATTAGGAGACCAACTAGCTTTAATTAAATGATGAATACTAtattataagaataaatgtaataatataaataataattaaccaATTAATTATGTTGATTAATTAACCTCTAAGAGCCTTTCTAACTTAGAGTCTCTAATGCCAGGTTATGGAGAGACCCATGGAAGGGGGTGATAAAAGTTACTTCTGAATTCACTTACATATTTGGAACTCTGTGGTCCAAGAAACTTTCTGCAGACCTTAGAGAGTAGTCAGACAGGGCTGTCTTTTGGCCTCATAGAATCCAGAATAGgataggaagggaaaggagagagaaaagacggaagggaaatgagaagggagagaaaaggaaggaaggaaaagaagaagggagagaaaaggaaggaaggaaggaaggaaaagaagaagggagagaaaaggaaggcagggagagagggaggaaaggagggaggaatgaaggaaggaaggaaggagtgaaagaaggaaagaaaaaaggaaggaaggaaggaaggagtgaaagaaggaaagaaa from Sminthopsis crassicaudata isolate SCR6 chromosome 3, ASM4859323v1, whole genome shotgun sequence includes these protein-coding regions:
- the LOC141560016 gene encoding olfactory receptor 6E1-like, which gives rise to MPPGGHGEPGNHSESTEFILLGITDLRGLQLLLFAVLLPTYLLTLLGNLLIVALSLADRRLQTPMYYLLRNFSLLEMGFTSDITPQVLSQLLTGHKAISPARCFLQMSLYFILGTVESFLLAVMSVDRYLAICRPLRYPALMTDRVCLGLVLGCWAGGFLFLTGPCIWVTLLPLCGPKVLNHFFCDSTPLLGLACTEPRLLQLLAFLIAVGSLAGGVAVTAASYLCIIRALLRLPSASGRRKAFSTCSSHILVVSISYGSCIIMYLRPTQTGRLDLNKGVAFFNTVVAPLLNPFIYCLRNELVHQVSREVLAKGRAPSGPLRL